The following is a genomic window from Alkaliphilus sp. B6464.
AGCCTGGAGGGATTATATCCATAATCATATACTACGGACATGATGGAGGTAAAGAGGAGAAGGATGAGGTGTTGAATTTTTTACAAAAACTCTCTCAACAAGATGTTACTGTAATGCAATGTAACTATACGAATCATGACAATAACCCACCGATTATTATTTTTATTGAAAAAAACAAATAAAGGGTTTTTGAGTTTGATATAGAATAGTATGGCTGAGATTGATAATTTTATATCATTAAATATTTATGTTATTTTAGCATTATATATTAGATATAGGAGGGGAAAGAATGACTAAGTTAAAAATTACCGAAACAGTGTTAAGAGATGCACATCAATCTTTATTTGCAACAAGAATGAAGACGGAAGAAATGCTTCCTATTGCTGAAAAACTAGATCAAGTAGGTTATCATTCACTGGAAATGTGGGGTGGAGCTACATTTGACGCTAGTTTGAGATTTTTAAATGAAGATCCTTGGGAAAGATTGCGTAGTATAAGGAAGGTTGTTAAAAATACAAAACTTCAAATGCTTTTAAGGGGGCAAAATTTATTAGGATATAAGCATTATGCTGATGATGTTGTATCAGAATTTGTTAAAAAATCGATTTATAATGGAATTGATATTATACGAATCTTTGATGCTTTAAATGATATTAGAAACTTAGAAACAGCAGTCAAGGCAACACTAGAAGAAGGTGGACATGCACAATGTGCTCTATCTTATACTATTAGTCCAGCACATAATATAGAATATTATGTAAATAAAGCAAAAAATATGGAGAGCTTAGGGGCTAGTTCTATTTGTATTAAGGATATGTCAGGAATTTTGACACCTTATGCAGCATTTGAATTAGTTACAGAATTAAAAAAGACAGTTAATATTCCGCTTCAAATACACACTCATTATACTAGTGGAATTGCATCAATGACATATCTAAAGGCTATAGAAGCTGGTATTGATGTAGTTGATACAGCAATTTCTCCATTAGCATTAGGAACATCTCAGCCACCAACTGAGCCTTTAGTAGCAGCTTTAAAAGATACTAAGTATGACACTGGTTTAGATTTGGAACTACTTAATGAAGTTGCAGAATACTTTAGACCAATAAAAGAACAATACTTAAAGTCAGGTTTAATCGATCCTAAGGTTTTAGGTGTAGATGCAAAAACATTAGTATATCAAGTTCCTGGTGGAATGTTATCCAACTTAATATCGCAGTTAAAATCTCAAAATAAGTTAGATAAATTTGAAGAAGTACTTCAAGAAGTACCAAGAGTTAGGGAAGAACTAGGATACCCTCCATTAGTGACTCCTATGAGTCAGATGGTAGGTACACAGGCGGTATTTAATGTTATTACTGGTGAGAGATATAAAATGGTTCCTAAAGAAATAAAAGATTATGTTAAAGGTTTATATGGACAAACAACAGTACCTATTAAAGATGATATTAAAGAAAAAATTATTGGTAATGAGGAGGCCATCACCTGTCGACCAGCTGATCTTATACAACCTCAACTAGAAATTCTTAAAGAGGAAATGAAAGAATACAGTGAACAAGAAGAAGATGTGCTTTCTTACGCACTGTTTCCACAGATTGCGGAGAGTTTTTTTAAAGAGAGATGGGCTAAGAAATATAAAATAGAAACTACTTTGTACGATGAGGAGGCAAAGACTCATCCAGTGTAAAATAAAACATATTAAAGAAGTATACATATAAAAAGCACCTGTAAAATAGTAGTCTTTTATAATAACTATGGCATTCATTCTCTACTCTATATCGTAGATGATGAATGCCATACAAATTTTTAAAAAGATTGACCGATAGATTTTCTAAAGAAAAATTTTGTTATATGCAATTACTATGCAGAAAAACTTTGTTTGGTCGATCGCTATGGTATTTTTTTACTTTTGCAACGGAGTTTTGCTGTATAGGTTTATTGCATTTAAAACATATTAAATTAATATTTTTTACTTTTTCTTCAGCTATTTCAATGGGTAAATTACCGTATTTTTGCCAACTTTTCCAACCTGTTTTACAAAGTAGACTACGGTTTTCATAATCTGCATATACCCATTTTAATATACGATGAAAGTGGAATGGATACTTTGTATATGTAATAAAGTTTCGTGGTAGACCTAAATCAATTGTATAGTTTTCAAATGTTGCCTCCACAAGACTTTGTAAGGGATCATTTATTTGTGTACATACATAACTATAGTTATTGTTTTCCAACCATATTTTTAATTTATCAAACATATATCCTCTACAAACTTCAATTTTTTCTTTGTGAGTAACATTTAAATCATTAAAAAGTTTTTTTACTATCGTAACTACGTGGTTAATATACTCTTTATTTTCAAAGAAACTATTTCGATAATATTTTAAAGGAATAATATCGAATGCATATTCTTTTGTTTCTACCCTTGTTATGCCAATTACTGTGCCACCAAGTAAACTGCCACTTCCCGCATCATCTATTTGAATCAAAATATCACCTCAAGCAATCAATATATTTTTAAAATTTACGTTAATAACAACAGTATAAATTAAATGATATTTTTATTATGCTTATAACTATTTAAATATATGTGTAACATATTATGTACTACTAATAAAAAAGTTGTAAACAAATAAATAAATTATAGGGAGGATGAGAAAATATATGCGCATTTTAGTTACTAATGACGATGGTATTTTTGCAGAAGGTATATATAAACTAGCAAAGCATATGCAATCTAATGGGGAAGTAATTGTAGTTGCTCCAGATAGTGAAAGAAGTGCTAGTGGACATGCAATCACTATGCATAGTCCATTAACAGTTAAGAAGGTGAACTTTTTTAATACAGAAATTGAAGCTTATTCGGTAAATGGAACACCAGCAGACTGTGTAAAAATAGGAGTAGAAGTGTTATGCAAAACTCAAAAACCAGATTTGGTTATTTCAGGGATTAATAATGGACCTAATTTAGGAACCGATGTAATATACTCTGGTACTGTTTCAGCAGCTGTAGAATCAGCTATTTTGGATATTCCATCAATTGCAGTTTCAATGGGAAGTTATGAGTCAAGCCAATTTGATGATGCAGCACAATTTATTTCATCAATATTAAAAAAAATGATTGAAAGTAGTAGTCTGCATAATATTATTATTAATGTTAATTATCCAGCTAAACCTAAGAGTGAAATAAAAGGCGTTAAAATAACTACATTAGGCACAAGAAGGTATGACAATGCATTTATTGAAAGAAAAGATCCTTGGGGAAACTCATATTATTGGATTTCAGGCACGGTAAGAGATATTAAGCAGGATGTGGAAAGTGATATTGCAGCAATTAATAAAAATTATATTTCTATTACACCAATACATTTTGATTTAACACACTTCAAACACTTCGAAGAACTGAAAAAATGGGACTTTCATATATAGTCTAGTTAATTCAAACTAGGCTATTTTTTTGTTTTAATTAAGTAAAAATGCAAAAAATGAATTTAATCTTGCAAAACATAAAAAACTTTTAGAAAGATGAAATAAAAATTGCAATACTCAGTTAAATCTGATATGATTTGATTAGTAAGAATTGTTAGAAAGTCACTTTGTCGAAAGGGAGAGAGAGGCGTGGAAAATAACAAAGTAAATAAAGAGTTAAAAATCAAAACGGAATGGTGTAAAGGGTGTGAAATTTGTGTTAATTTTTGCCCTAAAAATGTACTTGATATAAAAAACGACAAAATTAACATAAAGGATATAGATAGCTGTATTAAATGCGGTCAGTGTGAATTAAGATGTCCAGACTATGCTATTTATTTGGAGGTGGTAGGTAATGAAAAATAGAGCAATTAAATTAATGCAAGGAAACGAGGCTTGTGTTGAGGGAGCACTTACAGCCGGAATGCGCTTTTACGCAGGTTATCCTATTACTCCATCTACTGAAATTGCAGAAATATGTGCACAGAAATTACCTCTAGTAGGAGGTAAGTTTATTCAAATGGAAGATGAAATAGCTGGAATGGCAGCAACAATTGGAGGATCTTTAGCTGGATTAAAATCTATGACAGCAACTAGTGGACCAGGATTTTCACTTAAACAAGAGAATATCGGATATGCGGCATTAACAGAAATACCATGTGTTATCGTAAATGTTCAAAGATATGGTCCAAGTACAGGATTACCAACTGCTCCTGCACAAGGAGATGTTATGCAAGCTAAATGGGGGACTCATGGAGATCATCCAGTAATCGCTTTAAGTCCAACCTCTGTAAGGGAAACTTATGACTTAACGATTAAAGCATTTAACTTAGCAGAAAAATACAGAACGCCAGTATTGTTAATGCTTGATGAAATAGTAGGACATATGAGAGAAAAAATAGAAATACCTAATATAGAAGATATTGAAATATATAATAGATTAAAACCAGAAAAAGGCGACTCTGATTATAGAGCTTATAAAGTAAAGGAAAATGAAACTGTTCCAAGAATGGCTGCTTTTGGTGAAGGATTTAAATTTCATGTGACTGGTTTAATGCATGATGAATTTGGATTTCCAACTAATAACCCTGGAATATCAGATAACTTACTTAGAAGAATTATAAATAAGGTTAGTGACAATGTAGATGATATTGTTATGTATGATGAAGAATATATGGATGACGCTGAGATTGTCGTGTTAGCTTATGGTGGTACATACAGATCTGCAAGAAGCGCAGTAAAACAGGCAAGGAAATTAGGCTACAAAGTAGGATTGTTTAAACCTATAACAATATGGCCGGCTCCAGAGAAACAAATTAAAGAAATAAGTAAGAAGATAGATAAAATATTAGTTCCTGAACTGAATTTAGGCCAATATTGTTTAGAGGTGGAAAGAATTGTATCAGGACAAAGTACTATTTATAGTTTATGTAAGGTAACTGGCGAAGCAATAACTCCTGAAGAAATACTGACAAAAATTAGGGAGGTCTTATAATATGGCTAGTGAGTTAATTCATAATAATTTTAGGATGGATAGATTACCGCATATTTGGTGTCCAGGTTGTGGACATGGAATTATTATGCGAGCTTTGGCTAAGGCTATAGATAACCTAAAATTAGA
Proteins encoded in this region:
- a CDS encoding oxaloacetate decarboxylase subunit alpha; the encoded protein is MTKLKITETVLRDAHQSLFATRMKTEEMLPIAEKLDQVGYHSLEMWGGATFDASLRFLNEDPWERLRSIRKVVKNTKLQMLLRGQNLLGYKHYADDVVSEFVKKSIYNGIDIIRIFDALNDIRNLETAVKATLEEGGHAQCALSYTISPAHNIEYYVNKAKNMESLGASSICIKDMSGILTPYAAFELVTELKKTVNIPLQIHTHYTSGIASMTYLKAIEAGIDVVDTAISPLALGTSQPPTEPLVAALKDTKYDTGLDLELLNEVAEYFRPIKEQYLKSGLIDPKVLGVDAKTLVYQVPGGMLSNLISQLKSQNKLDKFEEVLQEVPRVREELGYPPLVTPMSQMVGTQAVFNVITGERYKMVPKEIKDYVKGLYGQTTVPIKDDIKEKIIGNEEAITCRPADLIQPQLEILKEEMKEYSEQEEDVLSYALFPQIAESFFKERWAKKYKIETTLYDEEAKTHPV
- the surE gene encoding 5'/3'-nucleotidase SurE, which codes for MRKYMRILVTNDDGIFAEGIYKLAKHMQSNGEVIVVAPDSERSASGHAITMHSPLTVKKVNFFNTEIEAYSVNGTPADCVKIGVEVLCKTQKPDLVISGINNGPNLGTDVIYSGTVSAAVESAILDIPSIAVSMGSYESSQFDDAAQFISSILKKMIESSSLHNIIINVNYPAKPKSEIKGVKITTLGTRRYDNAFIERKDPWGNSYYWISGTVRDIKQDVESDIAAINKNYISITPIHFDLTHFKHFEELKKWDFHI
- a CDS encoding 4Fe-4S binding protein, whose translation is MENNKVNKELKIKTEWCKGCEICVNFCPKNVLDIKNDKINIKDIDSCIKCGQCELRCPDYAIYLEVVGNEK
- a CDS encoding 2-oxoacid:acceptor oxidoreductase subunit alpha gives rise to the protein MKNRAIKLMQGNEACVEGALTAGMRFYAGYPITPSTEIAEICAQKLPLVGGKFIQMEDEIAGMAATIGGSLAGLKSMTATSGPGFSLKQENIGYAALTEIPCVIVNVQRYGPSTGLPTAPAQGDVMQAKWGTHGDHPVIALSPTSVRETYDLTIKAFNLAEKYRTPVLLMLDEIVGHMREKIEIPNIEDIEIYNRLKPEKGDSDYRAYKVKENETVPRMAAFGEGFKFHVTGLMHDEFGFPTNNPGISDNLLRRIINKVSDNVDDIVMYDEEYMDDAEIVVLAYGGTYRSARSAVKQARKLGYKVGLFKPITIWPAPEKQIKEISKKIDKILVPELNLGQYCLEVERIVSGQSTIYSLCKVTGEAITPEEILTKIREVL